From a single Osmerus eperlanus chromosome 8, fOsmEpe2.1, whole genome shotgun sequence genomic region:
- the rab32a gene encoding ras-related protein Rab-32a — MAGGSVSECKEYLFKVLVIGELGVGKTSIIKRYVHQLFSQHYRATIGVDFALKVINWDSKTLVRLQLWDIAGQERFGNMTRVYYKEAVGAFVVFDVTRGSTFEAVSKWKHDLDSKVKLANGSPIPSVLLANKCDQKKENSNSNSLMDNFCKETGFLGWFETSAKDNINVDEAARFLVENILLNDKGLPYEESNGERIKLDQETIAAESKSGCC; from the exons ATGGCGGGAGGGTCGGTATCGGAGTGTAAGGAATACTTATTCAAAGTGCTGGTGATTGGGGAATTAGGCGTGGGAAAGACCAGCATCATTAAACGTTACGTCCATCAGCTTTTCTCCCAGCACTACAGAGCCACTATCGGGGTTGACTTTGCGCTCAAAGTTATCAACTGGGACAGCAAAACATTGGTGAGGTTACAACTATGGGATATTGCAG GTCAGGAGCGCTTCGGGAACATGACCAGGGTGTACTACAAGGAGGCAGTGGGAGCCTTTGTGGTGTTCGATGTCACAAGGGGCTCCACGTTCGAGGCTGTGTCCAAGTGGAAGCATGACCTAGACAGCAAGGTGAAACTGGCCAATGGCAGCCCTATACCCTCGGTGCTGCTGGCCAATAAGTGTGATCAGAAGAAGGAGAACTCCAACAGCAACTCTCTCATGGACAACTTCTGCAAAGAGACTGGCTTCCTGGGCTGGTTTGAGACCTCTGCCAAG GACAACATCAACGTGGACGAGGCAGCACGCTTCCTGGTGGAGAACATCCTGCTGAACGACAAAGGCCTACCCTATGAGGAGAGTAACGGAGAACGCATCAAACTGGACCAGGAGACCATAGCTGCCGAGAGCAAGTCTGGATGCTGCTAG